A region from the Pelagovum pacificum genome encodes:
- the ykgO gene encoding type B 50S ribosomal protein L36 — translation MKVRNSLRSLKQRHRDCRVVRRKGRVYVINKTQRKFKARQG, via the coding sequence ATGAAGGTTCGTAACTCTCTCCGTTCGCTCAAGCAGCGTCACCGCGATTGCCGCGTCGTGCGCCGCAAGGGCCGGGTCTATGTGATCAACAAGACCCAACGGAAGTTCAAAGCCCGCCAGGGCTGA
- a CDS encoding N-formylglutamate amidohydrolase — translation MSQAPYQLFSPDVRTTSVSFASPHSGRDYPASFLASTILDQDQVRSSEDAFVDRLFDCAPRHGAPLLVAGAPRAFVDLNRAAEELDPALIDGVRRASHNPRTASGLGVIPRVVANGRAIYRGKIPISEAHRRLAEYWTPYHGALQAMLEQSHAAFGEAILIDCHSMPHEALEHVGPAGSPRPDVVIGDRFGASASTAVVERVAAAFTNAGFRVARNMPFAGAYITQHYGRPSRRQHAVQVEIDRSLYMDEAKIEPTADFEAVRHALDLVVETIADFGRARDLPVAAE, via the coding sequence ATGTCGCAGGCTCCATACCAGCTTTTCAGCCCGGATGTTCGTACGACATCGGTGTCATTCGCGTCGCCGCACAGCGGCCGCGATTACCCTGCGTCGTTCCTCGCGTCGACGATTCTCGACCAGGATCAGGTCCGCTCGTCCGAGGACGCGTTCGTTGATCGGCTGTTCGATTGTGCGCCGCGCCACGGTGCGCCGCTTCTGGTGGCCGGTGCGCCGCGCGCCTTCGTCGATCTTAACCGTGCGGCGGAAGAGCTTGATCCTGCGCTGATCGACGGGGTGCGCCGTGCCTCGCACAATCCGCGCACGGCGAGCGGGCTCGGCGTGATCCCGCGCGTGGTGGCCAATGGGCGGGCGATCTATCGCGGCAAGATCCCGATCAGCGAGGCGCATCGCCGGCTCGCCGAATACTGGACGCCGTACCACGGCGCGCTGCAGGCTATGCTGGAGCAGAGCCATGCAGCCTTCGGCGAAGCGATCCTGATCGACTGCCACTCCATGCCGCACGAGGCGCTGGAGCATGTCGGGCCAGCGGGCTCTCCGCGACCGGACGTGGTGATCGGCGACCGGTTCGGCGCCTCCGCCAGCACGGCGGTGGTCGAGCGTGTCGCAGCGGCCTTCACCAACGCCGGATTCCGGGTGGCCCGCAACATGCCCTTCGCCGGTGCCTACATCACCCAGCATTACGGGCGCCCCTCGCGGCGGCAGCACGCGGTGCAGGTGGAGATCGACCGCTCGCTCTACATGGACGAGGCGAAGATCGAGCCGACCGCCGATTTCGAAGCCGTGCGCCATGCGCTCGACCTCGTGGTCGAAACGATCGCGGACTTCGGGCGTGCCCGCGACCTGCCGGTCGCGGCGGAGTAA